One window of Camelina sativa cultivar DH55 chromosome 4, Cs, whole genome shotgun sequence genomic DNA carries:
- the LOC104782631 gene encoding mediator of DNA damage checkpoint protein 1-like isoform X1, which produces MVSAYPKEHMFLLLNPRDEDEFTKSHLQEVLRLYSKELPDMRYASNTGKQSAFLERCVSKGKYCSLVLKSTLGGVSDEILAAITYQIVPADTQYAEIPLASVTYTHQKKGFGKLIYEELMKRLHSVGIRTIYCWADKESEGFWLKQGFIKLAEVDHKGKAKRLHIKSNIRKALCFPGGSTLMLSHLKKESSLNPANLEITSSWKYQSEGSLQSARNNGTGPVAGDSVKLGESFGESVYLDCLSGIRSPIDSATGKEYNNVISDQATTADSETKCSTPGLKRSWEASLSSLQSKRIRANQNNDSEIAKIDLTLSSAKQSKDGSSSEVDITKDPLPTICKRNVVEQCRAATGIDVEARPDGEDYRILLMDICDENKRAWLTEVIRKLGGVVTLDGTMSTHIVTGKVRKTLNFCTALCSGAWIVSPSWLKESFREGRFANEASHILHDEDYQLKYDLDLKSTVLRAKARPNSLLKGYDICVGSNIELPIKTSSAIIKSAGGNVISGVKKVKETSKTIYIGCEEDTVGALFAAKKGIWTFSSEWLMNCVMKQQLELQVPQFVESL; this is translated from the exons ATGGTTTCCGCATATCCGAAAGAAcacatgtttcttcttcttaatcctCGGGATGAGGATGAGTTTACCAAATCTCATCTTCAA GAAGTGTTGAGGTTATATAGCAAAGAGTTACCTGACATGAGATACGCTTCAAACACTGGGAAACAATCTGCGTTTCTTGAGAGATGTGTCTCTAAAGG TAAGTATTGTTCATTGGTTTTGAAGTCCACGCTTGGTGGAGTCTCAGATGAG ATCTTGGCTGCAATCACCTATCAAATAGTCCCTGCTGATACTCAGTATGCTGAGATACCTCTTGCTTCTGTAACATACACACACCAGAAAAAG GGCTTTGGTAAACTCATCTATGAAGAATTAATGAAGAGACTCCATAGTGTTGGCATCCGAACTATATACTGTTGGGCAGACAAAGAATCTGAAGGATTCTGGCTTAAACAG GGATTTATAAAGTTAGCAGAGGTAGACCacaaaggaaaagcaaagaggTTGCACATTAAGTCTAATATTAGAAAAGCGTTGTGTTTTCCCGGCGGTTCAACCCTCATGCTTTCTCATTTGAAAAAGGAATCGTCTCTTAATCCTGCAAACCTTGAGATTACCTCTTCATGGAAATATCAGTCTGAGGGATCTTTACAGTCAGCAAGAAATAATGGCACAGGTCCTGTGGCTGGAGATTCAGTTAAACTTGGAGAGAGCTTTGGTGAAAGCGTATATCTTGACT GTCTCTCTGGTATTAGAAGTCCAATAGACTCGGCCACAGGAAAGGAATACAACAACGTGATTTCTGATCAAGCTACCACAGCTGATAGTGAGACCAAATGTTCCACACCGGGGTTGAAGAGATCTTGGGAAGCTTCACTGTCTTCTTTGCAATCGAAAAGGATTAGGGCAAACCAGAATAATGACTCTGAGATAGCAAAAATAGATTTGACTCTTAGCTCTGCAAAGCAATCGAAAGACGGTTCTTCCTCCGAAGTGGATATAACTAAGGATCCTCTGCCTACAATTTGCAAAAGAAACGTTGTTGAACAATGCAGAGCGGCGACTGGAATAGACGTGGAAGCTCGCCCAGATGGAGAAGACTATAGAATCTTGCTGATGGACATTTGTGATGAAAATAAGAGAGCTTGGTTGACAGAG GTAATAAGAAAACTTGGTGGTGTTGTGACCTTGGATGGTACAATGAGCACACATATTGTCACCGGAAAAGTCAGGAAAACTCTAAATTTCTGCACTGCTCTTTGCTCTGG GGCTTGGATAGTATCACCAAGTTGGTTGAAAGAAAGTTTTCGAGAAGGAAGATTTGCTA atGAAGCTTCACACATACTGCACGACGAAGACTACCAGTTGAAATATGATCTTGATCTAAAAAGCACAGTTCTTAGAGCAAAAGCTAGACCAAACTCGTTGCTTAAAGGATATGACATATGCGTTGGATCCAACATTGAGTTACCTATCAAAACTTCATCTGCTATCATAAAATCCGCTGGTGGAAAT GTGATCAGTGGAGTGAAAAAGGTAAAGGAGACATCAAAAACGATATACATAGGGTGCGAAGAAGACACAGTGGGGGCATTATTTGCAGCAAAGAAAGGAATTTGGACATTCAGCAGCGAATGGTTAATGAACTGTGTCATGAAGCAACAACTTGAGCTTCAAGTTCCTCAGTTTGTTGAGTCCTTATGA
- the LOC104782631 gene encoding mediator of DNA damage checkpoint protein 1-like isoform X2, which yields MVSAYPKEHMFLLLNPRDEDEFTKSHLQEVLRLYSKELPDMRYASNTGKQSAFLERCVSKGKYCSLVLKSTLGGVSDEILAAITYQIVPADTQYAEIPLASVTYTHQKKGFGKLIYEELMKRLHSVGIRTIYCWADKESEGFWLKQGFIKLAEVDHKGKAKRLHIKSNIRKALCFPGGSTLMLSHLKKESSLNPANLEITSSWKYQSEGSLQSARNNGTGPVAGDSVKLGESFGESVYLDCLSGIRSPIDSATGKEYNNVISDQATTADSETKCSTPGLKRSWEASLSSLQSKRIRANQNNDSEIAKIDLTLSSAKQSKDGSSSEVDITKDPLPTICKRNVVEQCRAATGIDVEARPDGEDYRILLMDICDENKRAWLTEVIRKLGGVVTLDGTMSTHIVTGKVRKTLNFCTALCSGAWIVSPSWLKESFREGRFANEASHILHDEDYQLKYDLDLKSTVLRAKARPNSLLKGYDICVGSNIELPIKTSSAIIKSAGGNVISGVKKVKETSKTIYIGCEEDTVGALFAAKKGIWTFSSEWLMNCVMKQQLELQVPQFVESL from the exons ATGGTTTCCGCATATCCGAAAGAAcacatgtttcttcttcttaatcctCGGGATGAGGATGAGTTTACCAAATCTCATCTTCAA GAAGTGTTGAGGTTATATAGCAAAGAGTTACCTGACATGAGATACGCTTCAAACACTGGGAAACAATCTGCGTTTCTTGAGAGATGTGTCTCTAAAGG TAAGTATTGTTCATTGGTTTTGAAGTCCACGCTTGGTGGAGTCTCAGATGAG ATCTTGGCTGCAATCACCTATCAAATAGTCCCTGCTGATACTCAGTATGCTGAGATACCTCTTGCTTCTGTAACATACACACACCAGAAAAAG GGCTTTGGTAAACTCATCTATGAAGAATTAATGAAGAGACTCCATAGTGTTGGCATCCGAACTATATACTGTTGGGCAGACAAAGAATCTGAAGGATTCTGGCTTAAACAG GGATTTATAAAGTTAGCAGAGGTAGACCacaaaggaaaagcaaagaggTTGCACATTAAGTCTAATATTAGAAAAGCGTTGTGTTTTCCCGGCGGTTCAACCCTCATGCTTTCTCATTTGAAAAAGGAATCGTCTCTTAATCCTGCAAACCTTGAGATTACCTCTTCATGGAAATATCAGTCTGAGGGATCTTTACAGTCAGCAAGAAATAATGGCACAGGTCCTGTGGCTGGAGATTCAGTTAAACTTGGAGAGAGCTTTGGTGAAAGCGTATATCTTGACT GTCTCTCTGGTATTAGAAGTCCAATAGACTCGGCCACAGGAAAGGAATACAACAACGTGATTTCTGATCAAGCTACCACAGCTGATAGTGAGACCAAATGTTCCACACCGGGGTTGAAGAGATCTTGGGAAGCTTCACTGTCTTCTTTGCAATCGAAAAGGATTAGGGCAAACCAGAATAATGACTCTGAGATAGCAAAAATAGATTTGACTCTTAGCTCTGCAAAGCAATCGAAAGACGGTTCTTCCTCCGAAGTGGATATAACTAAGGATCCTCTGCCTACAATTTGCAAAAGAAACGTTGTTGAACAATGCAGAGCGGCGACTGGAATAGACGTGGAAGCTCGCCCAGATGGAGAAGACTATAGAATCTTGCTGATGGACATTTGTGATGAAAATAAGAGAGCTTGGTTGACAGAG GTAATAAGAAAACTTGGTGGTGTTGTGACCTTGGATGGTACAATGAGCACACATATTGTCACCGGAAAAGTCAGGAAAACTCTAAATTTCTGCACTGCTCTTTGCTCTGG GGCTTGGATAGTATCACCAAGTTGGTTGAAAGAAAGTTTTCGAGAAGGAAGATTTGCTA atGAAGCTTCACACATACTGCACGACGAAGACTACCAGTTGAAATATGATCTTGATCTAAAAAGCACAGTTCTTAGAGCAAAAGCTAGACCAAACTCGTTGCTTAAAGGATATGACATATGCGTTGGATCCAACATTGAGTTACCTATCAAAACTTCATCTGCTATCATAAAATCCGCTGGTGGAAAT GTGATCAGTGGAGTGAAAAAG GTAAAGGAGACATCAAAAACGATATACATAGGGTGCGAAGAAGACACAGTGGGGGCATTATTTGCAGCAAAGAAAGGAATTTGGACATTCAGCAGCGAATGGTTAATGAACTGTGTCATGAAGCAACAACTTGAGCTTCAAGTTCCTCAGTTTGTTGAGTCCTTATGA
- the LOC104782628 gene encoding probable calcium-binding protein CML35, which yields MKLAASLSRISPKRLFRSKSKASVSRSEPSSFSSNASSSSSDGSYGNLIKPGPTATPISVLPQSSGDFYTELVQAFKLIDRDDDGVVSRGDLAALLSRLSPEPPSQEEVSLMLKEVDGDGDDDGGCISLEDLASRVAGTSGQGSVETEELREVFEYFDADRNGKISAEELHRVFGVIGDERCTLDECVRMIATVDRNGDGFVCFEDFCRMMELQSSSSDE from the coding sequence ATGAAGCTCGCCGCTAGCCTCAGCCGCATCAGCCCAAAACGTCTCTTCCGCTCCAAATCAAAAGCTTCAGTCTCCAGATCTGAGCCTTCTTCCTTCAGCTCAaatgcttcttcctcttcctccgatGGATCCTACGGTAACCTCATCAAACCAGGTCCAACCGCTACTCCCATCAGTGTTCTCCCTCAAAGCTCCGGAGATTTTTACACCGAGCTTGTCCAAGCGTTTAAACTCATCGACCGTGACGACGACGGCGTTGTTTCTAGAGGAGATCTCGCTGCGCTTCTTAGCAGGTTAAGCCCTGAACCGCCGAGTCAAGAAGAGGTTAGCTTGATGCTTAAAGAAGTCGACGGAGATGGAGACGACGATGGTGGTTGTATCAGCCTCGAAGACCTTGCTAGCCGTGTAGCTGGTACGTCAGGGCAAGGATCTGTAGAGACGGAGGAGCTGAGAGAGGTGTTTGAGTACTTCGACGCGGATCGTAACGGGAAAATATCGGCGGAGGAGTTGCACAGAGTCTTTGGAGTGATCGGTGACGAACGGTGCACGTTAGATGAGTGTGTGCGTATGATAGCGACCGTTGATAGAAATGGCGACGGTTTTGTTTGCTTCGAAGACTTTTGCCGCATGATGGAGCTTCAAAGCAGCTCCAGCGATGAATga
- the LOC109132619 gene encoding EMBRYO SURROUNDING FACTOR 1-like protein 4 yields the protein MKSSHASLVCILLLSLLALHQCARIGRSNKVDMSACFLGDCNNVFEGGCYCCPKTPALCWAEKDYCTTYCQSQS from the exons ATGAAATCATCACATGCATCTCTCGTCTGCATACTATTGCTTTCTCTATTGGCTCTACATCAAT GTGCAAGGATAGGAAGATCAAACAAAGTGGATATGTCTGCATGCTTCCTTGGCGATTGCAACAATGTTTTCGAAGGCGGCTGTTATTGCTGCCCCAAAACGCCAGCTCTTTGCTGGGCTGAAAAAGATTACTGCACCACTTATTGTCAATCTCAAAGCTAA
- the LOC104782630 gene encoding protein EARLY RESPONSIVE TO DEHYDRATION 15 translates to MAMVSGRRSTLNPDAPLFIPAAVRQVEDFSPEWWQLVTTSTWYHDYWISQHQGADGFYDNGENENGGGHQVDVADLLPESFDFDDMEDFFDNDASAEFDQGFDGQMYYQAQPSEFGLGKNGEMIRKSTGNRSPRSYVEPAKYAEKPAKWGNQRVAAAPRNIHQPR, encoded by the exons ATGGCGATGGTATCAGGAAGACGATCTACTCTAAACCCCGACGCACCTCTATTTATTCCAGCAGCTGTGAGACAAGTGGAAGATTTCTCACCGGAGTGGTGGCAATTGGTGACGACTTCGACTTGGTACCATGACTACTGGATCAGCCAGCACCAAGGTGCAGATGGTTTCTATGACAACGGAGAGAATGAGAATGGTGGAGGTCATCAGGTCGATGTAGCTGATCTTCTCCCAGAATCATTTGATTTCGATGACATGGAAGATTTCTTTGACAATGATGCTTCTGCTGAGTTTGATCAAGGTTTCGATGGACAAATGTATTACCAAGCACAACCTTCTGAATTTG GGTTGGGAAAGAATGGTGAGATGATTAGGAAATCAACTGGAAACAGGAGTCCTAGATCGTATGTAGAGCCGGCTAAGTATGCGGAGAAGCCAGCGAAATGGGGAAACCAGAGGGTTGCTGCTGCTCCCAGAAACATCCACCAGCCTCGCTGA
- the LOC104782629 gene encoding cysteine-rich and transmembrane domain-containing protein A: MSQYNQPPVGVPPPQGYPPEGYPAPKDAYPPQGYPPQQGYPPQGYPPQGYPPQQGYPPQQGYPPPYAPQYPPPPQHHQQQNNSPGFLEGCIAALCCCCLLDACF; encoded by the exons atgagcCAGTACAATCAACCTCCCGTTGGTGTTCCTCCTCCCCAAG GTTATCCACCTGAGGGATATCCAGCACCGAAAGATGCTTATCCACCACAAGGATATCCTCCTCAGCAAGGTTATCCCCCTCAGGGATATCCACCTCAGGGATATCCTCCTCAACAAGGCTATCCTCCTCAGCAAGGCTATCCTCCACCGTACGCTCCACAGTACCCTCCTCCACCGCAGCATCACCAACAACAGAACAACAGTCCTGGCTTTCTTGAAGGATG tatTGCTGCTCTGTGCTGTTGTTGTCTCTTGGATGCTTGCTTCTGA